The window CCGGCGCAGGAGACAGTGCTGGCGCTGGAGGACAGCGCCGTACGGGAAGTGGAACAAGGGGACGAGGAGCCGGCTGTTCTGCTGGATGAACTGAGGCAAAAGGCCCGCCGGGTGCAGTTGCTCATGGAGTACGACGGCAAGCGGGTCAGCCCGTTTTACGTGCTGGACCGCATGGAAAAGGACATTGAAACCCAGCGGGCGATCCTGACCGAAAAGGACCGGGAGCTTTACGAAGAGGTCATCATGCACAGTGTCGGCCGCATCATCCGCGGCCGGATCAACCGTGCCGAACGGTGGGTGGAGAAGATCAACCGGCTGATGGAGGACAGGAACACCTCCAGCGGGCTGACCTTCTCCATCCGCTGGCGGCCGCGGACGGCGGAGCACGAAAACGAGATGGACACGAAGGACTTGGTGGAATTACTGCAGCGTGATCCCCGGCTTTACAAAGACGAGGACGTGCGGCGGGTCACCGAGCACTTCCGGTCGCGGGTGGACCGGGCCAGGGCGGCGTTGGAGGATAAGGGCTATGGCGAGACCTTTCACCAAATTGTCAAGGAGATCCTGGACTACCGGAAGTGGTTCGCTTTCACCCTGTACTACCGGCGGGCCGGGGAACAGCGCAAGGAACTGACCAACAACGTGTTCTATAAGTTCAGCGGCGGGGAGAAGGCCATGGCCATGTACATCCCCCTTTTCTCGGCGGCCTATTCCCGCTACCTGGACGCCCGGGACGACGCCCCCTACATCATCTCCCTGGATGAGGCCTTCGCCGGGGTTGACGAACACAACGTCCGGGACATGTTTGACCTGATGGAAAACCTGGGGTTCAACTATATCATCAACTCCCAGGTTTTATGGGGCGACTACGACACTGTGTCCGCCCTCTCCATCTGTGAGCTGGTCCGGCCCCGGAACGAGCCCTACGTGACCGTGATCCACTACCGTTGGGACGGGAAGGTTAGGCGTCTTTTAAGCTGGGAGGGGGGTGACCGGCGATTCGGCGCGGAAGAGGACAAAGAGGCGCGGACCGGGACACCGTAAAGGCGGGGTCTGAAGCTTCGGAATCTGCCCCGTGGTCTGAAACCCCGCGGTCTCAAGTTGGTCGGAAAACCCGGCGCACCGAACCGCCGCGGCCGCAGGCTCCGGAAGAGCAAACCCCGCGTTCGCAAGGCGATCAGCACCCCCGGCGTCTTATGCTCAGGGATGAGGCTGTGCGCTACTTCCGGGAGAACCGGGGTTTCCACCGACTCTTCTCCCTCATGATCAAGAAGTACCAGGGGTTGGGGCGAGCCGGTGGGAGCGTCACCCTCAAGAACCTGACCGCCCAGGAGCAGGAGGCGCTCTCCCTGTTTCTGGGCCGAGACTGCACGGGGCGGGCGTCGGTCACGGTGTCCCTGTCGGCCTTCATCGAGGCCATGAACAAGACGAAGTACGCGGGAATCGGGTTCAAGGAACTGCTGGACGGCTATGTGGGGCGGGACGTCCTGACGCGTTCGGAGGAACTGGAAGACCGTCGCAACCGGAAAGCCTTGTTCTTCCGGAACCTGGCCGAGAAGCACGACAGCCCGTACGGACGCCTGTGGCTTGAGCACATAAGGAGGGCGGGTCCGGGCACGCGGGGGATTCACCTGGCTTTTGAGAAGCACCCCGATGTCCTGGCGGGACAGCTGAAGAACGTTCTGGCCGCACTCTGCCGGCTGACGCGGATGCGCCGGGCCGGGAAGACGGCGGCCTACGTGAGACTGCCGGTGTTCGCCGACCGGACGGTCCACGACCCGCACGGATTCGACCTGGACACCGAACAGGGCCGATACCTGATCTCGGCTCTGCAGCTGATCCGGAGCCATGAGGACCAAGGGTACACGGTCAGCAGCCGCCTGGCCGCCGAGGAAGTGACTGAACTGCTCGGCCACTTTGGGATCATCCGGGATGATCTGCTGAACTTCGTTACCTGCGCGGGTCTTCTGGCGGTAAGGGAAGACGGCACGCCCGTGGCGTGGTGGCGGGCGGCCTGGGATGACGGTGCGGTGCTTAATGTTCCCCTGAGAGAGATGGCCGGAGTGGGGGCTGTTGTTCCGGCCGCCTCGTTCGGCCGTGTTGACCGGCCCAAAGTGGTGTTTGTTGTTGAGAACTCCGGTGTGTTTTCGGAAATCCTGGACGGCTTCGGCTGGACGCGCCTCCCGCCGCTGGTGTGCACCAACGGCCAGCTCAAGCTGGCCTGCCTCCTGCTTCTGGATAAACTCGTCGCTGATAATACTACCGTCCACTACTCCGGCGATTTTGACCCGGAGGGCTTGCAGTTGGCCCACCGCCTTCTGCAACGCTATCCGGACCGGCTGGTTCCCTGGTGTTACACGGTCAACGACTACGAGCGGTGTGTCTCCGAGGTTGCACTTCCCGAGTCCCGCCTGAGGAAACTGGACGCCGTCGGCCATCCGCTCCTGGCCCCTGTACGGGAGAAGATGCGGTCGGTGCGCAAGGCGGGTTATCAGGAGGGTCTGGTCAAAACCCTGGTGGACGATATCAAACGCATACTGCCAGATATGAATGACTGAACATGATTATTGACTTAGCCGGCTCGGGTTTGAAGGAAATTGCATTACCAGGGTCCGGGATTGAGGTTGGACCAGCTTGTTTGACGGCCGCGCCGCTTGCCGGCCAAGGAGAAGGGAGAGCATGGCGAAGCAGCTTTCTATTTTTGACGTTTGCTTCCCGGAGCCGGAGGGCGCGGATTCGAAGCAGGACGGGCCGGACGAGGGACCGGGACGGGGTTCGGGATCGGGATCGGGAGGCGGAACGGGGGAGAACGGTGTCCCGCGGGTTGTGTGGCGGTTCATCCGGGACGCGCCGCAACTCGCCGGCGGGGCGGCGCTGGCCGACGTGTTCTGTACGGTCCGGCCCTGGCCGCATCAAGTGGAGGTGGCGGAGGATTTTGCGTGGGCGCCTGGAAAAAGACGTCCCGCCTTACACAACTCTGACCGCGCTCAGCGGGATCGGCCCCGAGGATGTCCGTTTTCTTCCCGCCGACCGGGTCCGGAGCCTGCGCGCCACGGGTACACCGCGGAAAGCGGGGCGCCTGGAGTCGGATTTGCGTCGGCGGGCCGAACAGCTTGAGAGGGAATACCGCGTTTGGGAACAGGCCCTGCGGAACACGGCGGGAGAGCCCTGAATGGAGATCATGTTATCAACGACTGAGAACAAGTGATACAACGAGACACCTCCCGTTGCCCGGAAGGTGTCTCGTTGATGGTGCCGGATTCAGGTTAGTCTACTCTTCCTCTTTGTTCTTATCATTGCCCGCTCGGGACGGCTTACCCTGGCCGGCCCAGTCCGGCTTGCCTTGACCGGCCCGATCCGGCTTACTCCGGTCCGCCCAGGCTGGCTTGTTCCGATCGGCGAGCCGCACTTGATTACGCTCGGCATCAAAATCCACCGTGAGCCCGAAAACCTCGGCGATAAAACGCAGGGGCAGCACGATCCGTCCGTTGATGCTCTTGGGCGGCACGTCCGGGCCGTCGATCTTGACGTCGTTAAAGTAGAAGGCCGGCATGCCGTTTTCGTCCAGAGCACCGAAATCGATCTCCAGAATGCTGTCGTTCAGTTCGATGGTCACCATCTTGTCTTCCGCGTTCCAATCCACCTTGGCCCCCAGAGCGGCCATCATGCCCCGAATGGGGATCAGCACGCGACCCTCCTTGATCACCGGGGGTACGTCACCCCAGGGTCTCTCCTCACCGTCCACCGTCAGTCCCAACGCTTTGTCTTTTCCGGGCTTCCCGTCTTCCTCCCTGATCTTTGCCGCTTCCGGGCCGGGAGGCGCCGCCCCGGCGCTCACCGTCAGCGAGAGGACAAACAACACCG is drawn from Candidatus Desulforudis audaxviator MP104C and contains these coding sequences:
- a CDS encoding TIGR02679 family protein — protein: MRYFRENRGFHRLFSLMIKKYQGLGRAGGSVTLKNLTAQEQEALSLFLGRDCTGRASVTVSLSAFIEAMNKTKYAGIGFKELLDGYVGRDVLTRSEELEDRRNRKALFFRNLAEKHDSPYGRLWLEHIRRAGPGTRGIHLAFEKHPDVLAGQLKNVLAALCRLTRMRRAGKTAAYVRLPVFADRTVHDPHGFDLDTEQGRYLISALQLIRSHEDQGYTVSSRLAAEEVTELLGHFGIIRDDLLNFVTCAGLLAVREDGTPVAWWRAAWDDGAVLNVPLREMAGVGAVVPAASFGRVDRPKVVFVVENSGVFSEILDGFGWTRLPPLVCTNGQLKLACLLLLDKLVADNTTVHYSGDFDPEGLQLAHRLLQRYPDRLVPWCYTVNDYERCVSEVALPESRLRKLDAVGHPLLAPVREKMRSVRKAGYQEGLVKTLVDDIKRILPDMND
- a CDS encoding copper amine oxidase N-terminal domain-containing protein, with protein sequence MKRFAVAVLAVLFVLSLTVSAGAAPPGPEAAKIREEDGKPGKDKALGLTVDGEERPWGDVPPVIKEGRVLIPIRGMMAALGAKVDWNAEDKMVTIELNDSILEIDFGALDENGMPAFYFNDVKIDGPDVPPKSINGRIVLPLRFIAEVFGLTVDFDAERNQVRLADRNKPAWADRSKPDRAGQGKPDWAGQGKPSRAGNDKNKEEE